From a single Candidatus Schekmanbacteria bacterium genomic region:
- a CDS encoding bifunctional phosphoglucose/phosphomannose isomerase, with translation MDGEKLNDIKSILKIDKDEMYHELDNLPENFSTNLDITVPPEYGNIKKIMIGGMGGSGICGDIIETLFSDKLKMPIAVVKDYYLPSFVDYTTLSIIISYSGNTEETLALMDQCIKRNSKIIALSNGGEMMMKAEKEGIPFIKVNDSLMPRTALGNLLNPLLHIFKTLFPKTVDESEIKETINQLQIFKSIYTLSSPTQENNAKKFALKIKDSEIFVLGSKKLTSASALRWKTQFNENSKINIYYNTFPELCHNEIIGLVDDPEKKGKNIVIFALRSTEESPLLKRSMDVALDIFREAGHEVINVCGKGESRLSCLITQCYLGDWISYYLAILRGVNPTPVDSIDMYKQKKKELVIQ, from the coding sequence ATGGATGGAGAAAAGCTTAATGATATAAAGAGTATTCTTAAAATTGATAAAGATGAAATGTATCATGAGCTTGACAACTTGCCTGAAAATTTCTCGACAAATTTGGATATTACTGTGCCTCCTGAATACGGCAACATTAAAAAAATAATGATTGGAGGAATGGGTGGGTCAGGAATATGCGGTGACATAATTGAAACACTTTTCTCTGATAAATTAAAAATGCCTATTGCAGTAGTAAAGGATTATTATCTCCCATCCTTTGTAGATTACACGACACTTTCAATTATTATCAGCTATTCAGGGAATACAGAGGAAACTCTCGCATTAATGGATCAATGCATCAAAAGAAATTCAAAGATCATTGCCCTCTCAAATGGCGGGGAAATGATGATGAAAGCGGAAAAGGAAGGGATTCCATTCATTAAAGTCAATGATAGTTTAATGCCAAGGACTGCTTTAGGAAATCTTTTGAATCCGCTTCTACATATCTTTAAAACACTTTTCCCAAAAACAGTCGATGAATCAGAGATAAAGGAGACAATCAATCAGCTTCAAATATTTAAAAGTATCTATACTCTTTCGTCACCAACTCAAGAAAATAACGCCAAAAAGTTTGCTTTGAAGATCAAAGACAGTGAAATTTTCGTATTGGGATCAAAAAAACTGACATCAGCTTCAGCGCTACGATGGAAAACTCAATTCAATGAAAATTCTAAAATCAACATCTACTACAACACCTTTCCTGAATTGTGCCATAACGAAATAATCGGACTTGTCGATGATCCGGAAAAGAAGGGAAAGAATATAGTAATATTTGCTCTTCGTTCAACAGAAGAAAGTCCATTGCTGAAAAGGTCTATGGATGTTGCGCTCGATATATTCAGAGAAGCAGGACATGAGGTAATAAATGTGTGCGGAAAGGGAGAATCACGCTTATCCTGTCTTATCACTCAATGTTATTTGGGCGATTGGATTAGTTACTATTTAGCTATCCTAAGAGGAGTCAATCCTACGCCCGTTGATTCTATTGATATGTATAAACAAAAGAAAAAAGAATTGGTTATTCAATAA